In Chloroflexota bacterium, the genomic window CGCTCAACACCGAAATGAAAATCGTGCCGCCCAGGATCAGGGTGAGCAATGTGAGAGCAAGGCGTCCTTTGCGGCGAAACGTATTGCGCAACGACAAGCGCATCGGACGCGACAAGGCGCGCACGCTCATCAACAAACGGTCGAACCAACCGGGCTTGGTTTGCTGACTGATTCCATAATCGCTGATCGCTTGACGAATCGTTACACGCGTGCCGGTCAGCACGGGCAACAATCCGGCGACCAGCGGCACGATCAACCCAATCGCGATTTCGAGCGCGATCACGTTCGTGGGAATCGTGAACGGCGGAAAATCGGTGTTGATGAAACCGGCGAGATATTGGCTCAACTGACCGGCGGTCATTACACTCAACGGCACCGCCAAGACAAGCGCCATCACGCCGAACATTAGAATCATCACGAGATACAACAACACGATTTGACGCGCGCGCGCGCCAATCGCTTTCATCATCCCAATTTGACGAACCTGTTGACTCAACAGCGCGGAGATCGTGTTGACGACGAGAAAGCCGCTAAGGATCAACGACGCGAAACCGAGCGAGTTCAAGAGCAAGAGCAAACCGGCGAACAAATCTTGCAACGGATGTTTGCCCGGCTCCGGTACCTGAACGGCATAGACGGTTAGTCCACCACTCTCCATTTTTTCTTTGACGCGATTCGCTATCGCCGTAACGCCATTCTTGTCAAGCGTTTTGTCCGCGACGATGATCATCAACATATCCGGTTTACGCGAATCGGTCAACCACTCTTGCGTATCGAGCGTCACGTAGCCGTACGCTTGACTCATGAATGTCGCGGGGAAATTGGTCTCTTCGTGCGCCAACCCGGCAATCCGCAACATGCGCCTGGGTCCGCGCGTCGTTTCCACTTCGAGAAAATCGCCCACCTTGACCCCGGGCGGTAGTAAGCCGGGCAATAGCAAGGATGACCGTTCGAGAACAATCGCGTGGTCGGCGGGGGGCCATTCGCCGCGCTCCGCGCCGAAACTCGGTGCGGGACTATAATGACCCTGCGGCACAACTTGGTTGATCCGAATATCGTTGAAATTTGGCACGGCGTACACGCCGAGCGATTTCCATTCATCGGGACCGACCCGCAAGCGAAGCGTAAGCGAGGTTCGCGCTTCGACCTCCGCAATACCCGGCATGCGGCGGATGGTTTCCAGGAGCGTATCGTCAAACGCGTCCGCGTAAATCGTCGCGCTTGCCGGACGCGCTTTGGGATAATTCGCCATCATTTCGTCTTGCACGGTCGTGAACGTGTGCGTTACCGTACCCACGCCGAACACGCCAACGGCAATCGAAAGGACGACGAGAAGCGTGCGCGTCTTGTTGAGCCAGAGGTCGCGCAAAATTTTCCGCCAGCGCGGACCGATCATCGCGCGCCTCGATTCTCGGCAAGACGTTGTTGTGCGATGCGATCAATTTCCGCACGCGTCGTCTTGGAGCCATCCACCATCCGTTGGAACGCCGCGCGATCGAGCATGACGGTCTCCACGTCGTCAGACGCGCGCACGGTCGCGATGCTGGGCGCGCCGGAGAGCATTTCGATTTCGCCAAAGTACTGTCCCTTGCCCATCGTCGCGACGACCATCTCGGTGCCATCGGGCGCGTGCTTGAGAATTTCGACACGCCCTTTGAGAATGACGTGCAAATGATCGTTGTGCTTGCCTTGCGCGATGATGACCGCGCCGGGCACGTAGCGTTCGGGATCGGCTTTGTGCGTCGCGGCGATCAACTCGGGCGCGCTCAACGACGCGAACACGCGCGCGAGCGATTCCTCAATGATCTCGCCGTCGGCGATGATCACCGAACGCGTCGCGCGTTTCGCGAGATCGTTGTCGTGCGTCACCATCAAAATCGTCTTGCCGCGATCCACCAATTGCTGAAATACCGTGAATACCGCGTCCGCCGTTTTCGAATCGAGATTGCCGGTCGGCTCGTCCGCGATGATGATCGGCGGGTCGTTCGCGAGCGCGCGCGCGATCGCGACGCGTTGTTGCTGACCGCCGGAAATCGCGGAAGGCAATTTGTGCGCGTGATCCGCCATCTCCATCTGATCGAGCAAATTCATCGCGATTTTTTCGCGCTCGCGCGAGGGGTGTACGTTGCAAAAATCCATCGGCAGCATCACGTTCTCGACGAGTGTAAGCGTCGGCAAAAGTTGGAAGAACTGAAAAACGATTCCCAGGTTTTTACCGCGCCATACCGCCATTTGTCCCTCGTTGAGTTTGTGCACGGCGGTATCGCCGACAAAGACTTCGCCCGCGGTCGGGCGATCAATCCCGGCGATCATGTTGATGAGCGTGGACTTGCCGCTGCCGGATTTGCCAATAACCGCGACAAATTCACTCCGATCCACGCGCAGGTCTACATCTTTGAGCGCGGTGAACAATCCGGCGGCAGTTTGAAAATTCTTGACGACCTGACGCAGTTCGATGAGGTGTTCATTCCCGTGTTGATACGCGTTCCCGTTCGATTTTTCGACCGGCTTGGGGCGTTTGCCAAACATCGTTTGCTCCTCACACGTGTGACATGCCGTTCTTTGCGTTTTGCTCTTGACGGGGATGAGCATAACACACTTCAACAATTCGCGCATCCCCCAAAAGAATGACGGACAGAATAGATTCAAACAGACGCGCAATAGTATTTACGA contains:
- a CDS encoding ABC transporter permease — encoded protein: MIGPRWRKILRDLWLNKTRTLLVVLSIAVGVFGVGTVTHTFTTVQDEMMANYPKARPASATIYADAFDDTLLETIRRMPGIAEVEARTSLTLRLRVGPDEWKSLGVYAVPNFNDIRINQVVPQGHYSPAPSFGAERGEWPPADHAIVLERSSLLLPGLLPPGVKVGDFLEVETTRGPRRMLRIAGLAHEETNFPATFMSQAYGYVTLDTQEWLTDSRKPDMLMIIVADKTLDKNGVTAIANRVKEKMESGGLTVYAVQVPEPGKHPLQDLFAGLLLLLNSLGFASLILSGFLVVNTISALLSQQVRQIGMMKAIGARARQIVLLYLVMILMFGVMALVLAVPLSVMTAGQLSQYLAGFINTDFPPFTIPTNVIALEIAIGLIVPLVAGLLPVLTGTRVTIRQAISDYGISQQTKPGWFDRLLMSVRALSRPMRLSLRNTFRRKGRLALTLLTLILGGTIFISVLSARDSMGQTLEDLLKYWKFDVLETFARPRRIEEIEQIVRDLPGVVRVEMWGFSSVRRLRADGSESDSVILFAPSQGTTMLEPTVMRGRWLLPDDENAIVVSNTFLQTEPDVNLGDEITLKISNREHKWRVVGVVNARFGAGGVAYVNRDYYAYAVGETGRAASLQLETEKHDPVFQAQVKKNLEERFKKAGIRVGFGMTSGDIRTSNEVFFNIIAALLLAMAVLMAMVGGLGLMGTMSLNVIERTREIGVMRAVGASNGAVRGVVLVEGMFIGILSGLLASALAYPIGKLIAEGVGVALFQQSLSYQFSIAGVLVWMILVGVLSVLASILPAHNASRLTVREILAYE
- a CDS encoding ATP-binding cassette domain-containing protein, which gives rise to MFGKRPKPVEKSNGNAYQHGNEHLIELRQVVKNFQTAAGLFTALKDVDLRVDRSEFVAVIGKSGSGKSTLINMIAGIDRPTAGEVFVGDTAVHKLNEGQMAVWRGKNLGIVFQFFQLLPTLTLVENVMLPMDFCNVHPSREREKIAMNLLDQMEMADHAHKLPSAISGGQQQRVAIARALANDPPIIIADEPTGNLDSKTADAVFTVFQQLVDRGKTILMVTHDNDLAKRATRSVIIADGEIIEESLARVFASLSAPELIAATHKADPERYVPGAVIIAQGKHNDHLHVILKGRVEILKHAPDGTEMVVATMGKGQYFGEIEMLSGAPSIATVRASDDVETVMLDRAAFQRMVDGSKTTRAEIDRIAQQRLAENRGAR